One bacterium DNA segment encodes these proteins:
- a CDS encoding NYN domain-containing protein encodes MSKRTLILVDGENLVAGFERTRDADNFLQPRADVVHMPDQFVWHWKLGALDQFEDLLRVSYLTTIVGNEEKVNALRSLISMVPARIRKGAASPETLVPHVFVKPKRGGKNKSVDINLTVEALRHAYNRTADQIVIVSGDGDYLPVIQEVMRQGVTVWGAAFKDGLNPHIRPAVDAFIELELLFFQARDPGPRQEYADL; translated from the coding sequence ATGAGCAAGCGTACTCTTATCTTGGTCGACGGCGAGAATCTAGTAGCAGGCTTCGAGCGCACGCGTGACGCAGACAACTTCCTGCAGCCGCGAGCTGATGTCGTGCATATGCCCGACCAATTCGTGTGGCACTGGAAGCTCGGCGCGCTGGACCAGTTCGAGGACCTACTGCGAGTCAGCTACCTCACGACGATCGTTGGAAACGAAGAGAAGGTCAACGCGCTTCGGTCGTTGATCAGCATGGTGCCTGCGCGAATTCGAAAGGGGGCGGCAAGCCCCGAGACGCTGGTCCCACACGTCTTTGTGAAACCGAAGCGCGGCGGCAAGAACAAGAGCGTCGATATCAATCTCACGGTTGAGGCGCTCCGGCATGCCTACAATCGCACCGCTGACCAAATAGTGATCGTGAGCGGCGACGGCGACTATCTGCCGGTCATCCAGGAAGTAATGCGGCAGGGCGTGACCGTCTGGGGCGCCGCGTTCAAGGACGGCCTGAACCCACACATCCGCCCAGCTGTTGATGCGTTCATCGAGTTGGAGCTGCTGTTCTTTCAGGCTAGGGATCCTGGACCTCGTCAAGAGTACGCTGACTTGTAG
- a CDS encoding DUF559 domain-containing protein: protein MSVAEAPGTKICDEARAYVDQVLHEKRIAIHVLLARCESPIEQQLAAALWARWDCRVRELGSGMDAPLGGDDCRVVSIEPQRMIVVANARYRADFVVYRSTKGQGVDPLIVVEADGREFHDRTQSQACRDRRRDRAMVLQGMRVLRFSGSEIYGDPDACAAEIDALLRSSR, encoded by the coding sequence ATGTCTGTTGCCGAGGCACCAGGGACGAAGATCTGCGACGAGGCCCGCGCCTACGTCGACCAGGTCCTGCACGAGAAGCGCATCGCCATCCACGTCCTGCTCGCCCGCTGCGAATCCCCGATCGAGCAGCAGCTCGCGGCCGCCCTCTGGGCCCGCTGGGACTGCCGTGTCCGCGAGCTTGGGTCGGGAATGGACGCTCCGCTCGGTGGCGACGATTGCCGTGTGGTCTCGATCGAGCCGCAGCGGATGATCGTGGTCGCGAACGCTCGCTACCGCGCCGACTTCGTCGTCTACCGCTCGACGAAGGGGCAGGGCGTCGATCCGCTGATCGTTGTGGAGGCTGACGGCCGCGAGTTCCACGACCGCACGCAGTCGCAGGCGTGTCGGGATCGACGGCGCGACCGGGCAATGGTGCTCCAGGGGATGCGCGTGCTGCGTTTCTCAGGGAGCGAGATCTATGGGGACCCGGATGCGTGCGCGGCCGAGATCGACGCGCTCCTGCGGTCCTCACGGTGA
- a CDS encoding pentapeptide repeat-containing protein codes for MGPSLSDVLPQAPILRHLRVAHAHLLHGNGDGLPREETAMRNFVLALISAVSVASSSAFGASYQQIDGTIVDPIQALCCVPSGTGSIHPYSGVDLAPGVDLRDAGLVAADLRSADLEGADLRRADFTLSDLTDVNLVGADLRDTNLTVAALNGVDLTGATLGGYMGYGWSMGGANLNHVVWVDSGADEAQFWGADLSSADLRNWTATEVYAQFARFVDANLDGAYLALVAPNADFRGASLRGARFERIDDTQTSLNGASLFGADLTGGSFSTTYPSWLSVGVTVEGADFSQAVLRDVVGLGTTIGAATYDAGTDFTNAWADADATIPFDPVTAGWVLVPEPSSAFLLGLGLAGLAARRHQGSMRPR; via the coding sequence TTGGGCCCTTCGCTGTCTGACGTTCTGCCGCAGGCTCCGATTCTTCGTCACCTCCGCGTTGCCCATGCACACCTACTTCATGGGAATGGGGACGGCCTTCCACGGGAAGAGACCGCGATGCGCAACTTCGTTCTCGCTCTGATCTCCGCGGTCTCTGTCGCTTCGAGTTCCGCATTCGGCGCTTCGTACCAGCAGATCGATGGGACCATCGTCGATCCGATCCAAGCCCTGTGTTGCGTCCCTAGCGGTACGGGATCGATCCACCCCTACTCCGGCGTCGACCTGGCGCCCGGCGTCGATCTTCGGGATGCCGGCCTCGTCGCGGCGGACTTGAGGAGTGCTGATCTCGAGGGGGCGGACCTTCGCAGGGCAGACTTCACGCTCTCCGATCTGACGGACGTGAACCTCGTGGGCGCCGACCTGAGGGATACGAATCTCACGGTGGCAGCCCTCAACGGTGTCGATCTGACTGGAGCGACCCTGGGTGGATACATGGGGTACGGATGGAGCATGGGCGGAGCGAACTTGAACCACGTGGTCTGGGTCGACTCCGGGGCAGATGAGGCTCAGTTCTGGGGTGCGGATCTCTCGTCAGCCGACCTTCGGAACTGGACCGCCACGGAGGTGTACGCTCAATTCGCGCGCTTCGTCGATGCGAATCTCGACGGAGCCTATCTGGCGCTCGTCGCACCCAATGCAGACTTTCGCGGAGCGAGTCTTCGCGGTGCGAGGTTCGAGCGGATCGACGACACACAGACGAGCTTGAATGGTGCGAGTCTGTTCGGCGCCGACCTTACGGGTGGATCCTTCTCGACCACGTATCCTTCGTGGCTCTCGGTGGGAGTCACTGTCGAAGGAGCCGATTTCTCGCAGGCGGTCCTGCGGGACGTGGTGGGTCTCGGGACCACGATTGGCGCGGCGACCTACGATGCGGGGACCGACTTCACGAATGCGTGGGCCGACGCGGACGCGACGATTCCGTTCGATCCGGTGACGGCAGGCTGGGTTCTCGTGCCGGAGCCGAGTTCGGCGTTCCTGTTGGGGCTCGGGCTCGCGGGGCTGGCTGCGAGACGGCACCAGGGATCGATGCGCCCGCGTTGA
- a CDS encoding polysaccharide deacetylase family protein, with amino-acid sequence MIRESGLVILAILGFAIPSAGQMATIDVLLDLDRNPTTGCGVMTVDGEAEGVELRVRTRFDVATDTVTSTTTADCADPLLDLFDVETPVPSNPQPTWTGIAGNGASGSMLVETHLPIALTGSVSSARSYVVIQSALGEDTLFGAGAQRPLLLIFLPPNVPGLAPAALALVLVLSILLVSRRLPKTGFALLALLGIVVGGALVGPSRGWALLGEGFHRAWMPDELVATDPEGDAPEGVDLLEFHVAYDEANQELWLRTDILFGPPVCTDWGTVDPGSGYACGMLPPLDPGPFNNNVAMTFDDGPHLVVTPLVLATLRANDIPATFFVVGNRMHTPEEQAIVREIHEDPLFRVANHSLTHRRMAFLTQEEIEIEVPANNDLIREAIGDPCFFPQYFRFPFASSNCASMEVMRTHGLASASVHINTSDWCYGTNGGYCPPEVVSFIEDEYRNDLPGWAVHEFLETAGGILVMHDIHTNTAAQLPAVIAGLQAAGANFVDLADPVLFPNMHATMMVPDAPACCEGSVNTSYP; translated from the coding sequence TTGATTCGCGAATCGGGTCTGGTGATCCTGGCGATCCTCGGATTCGCGATTCCCAGCGCCGGACAGATGGCGACGATCGACGTCCTGCTCGACCTGGATCGCAATCCCACGACGGGCTGCGGCGTCATGACCGTCGACGGCGAGGCGGAAGGCGTCGAGCTGAGAGTCAGGACGCGCTTCGACGTCGCGACCGACACGGTCACGAGTACGACGACGGCGGACTGCGCGGACCCGCTCCTCGATCTCTTCGACGTAGAGACGCCGGTTCCGTCCAACCCCCAGCCCACCTGGACGGGCATCGCGGGAAACGGCGCTTCGGGCTCGATGCTGGTCGAGACTCATCTCCCGATCGCGCTGACCGGGTCGGTCTCGAGCGCGCGAAGCTACGTCGTCATCCAGTCGGCCCTGGGTGAGGACACGCTCTTCGGCGCGGGGGCACAGAGGCCGCTGCTCCTGATCTTTCTTCCGCCGAACGTGCCCGGGCTCGCGCCGGCCGCCCTCGCGCTCGTCCTCGTTCTGTCCATACTGCTCGTGTCTCGGAGACTCCCGAAGACCGGGTTCGCCCTGCTCGCTCTGCTCGGAATCGTCGTCGGGGGTGCGCTGGTCGGTCCGAGCCGCGGGTGGGCCCTCCTCGGAGAGGGCTTCCACCGCGCGTGGATGCCGGACGAACTCGTCGCGACCGACCCGGAGGGGGACGCGCCAGAGGGAGTCGACCTGCTGGAGTTCCACGTCGCCTACGACGAAGCGAATCAGGAGCTCTGGCTGCGCACCGACATCCTCTTCGGCCCGCCGGTCTGCACCGACTGGGGAACGGTCGACCCGGGCTCGGGCTACGCGTGCGGAATGCTGCCCCCGCTCGATCCCGGGCCGTTCAACAACAACGTCGCCATGACCTTCGACGACGGCCCCCATCTGGTCGTGACCCCGCTCGTTCTCGCGACGCTGCGAGCCAACGACATCCCCGCGACCTTCTTCGTGGTCGGGAATCGGATGCACACGCCCGAGGAGCAGGCGATCGTCCGGGAGATCCACGAGGACCCCTTGTTCCGCGTGGCGAATCACTCCTTGACGCACCGCAGAATGGCCTTCCTCACGCAGGAGGAGATCGAGATCGAAGTGCCGGCGAACAACGACCTGATTCGCGAGGCGATCGGCGACCCGTGTTTCTTCCCGCAGTATTTCCGGTTCCCCTTCGCGTCGTCGAACTGCGCGAGCATGGAGGTGATGCGGACCCACGGTCTGGCATCGGCCTCGGTCCACATCAACACCTCGGATTGGTGCTACGGCACCAACGGCGGGTACTGCCCCCCGGAAGTCGTTTCCTTCATCGAGGACGAGTACCGGAACGACCTGCCGGGCTGGGCGGTTCACGAGTTCCTCGAGACGGCGGGTGGAATCCTCGTGATGCACGACATCCACACGAACACCGCCGCGCAGCTTCCCGCCGTGATCGCCGGACTCCAGGCCGCCGGAGCGAACTTCGTAGACCTCGCGGACCCGGTCCTCTTCCCGAACATGCACGCGACGATGATGGTCCCCGACGCGCCGGCGTGTTGTGAGGGGAGTGTGAATACGTCTTATCCGTAG
- a CDS encoding DUF3124 domain-containing protein, which produces MVNRGSSEARLSLGGMVLAVFVSLFALGCEPEPEAAPEPAALAVEPPTLQDAVRGAHRRLIYVPAYAYALDKVGRVHLTTTLLIHNVSSESVTIHSVRYYDAGGVLIDSKLDAPRRLAPLETVEFLHEPSPEAEGAGANFLVGWSGPDEPAPLIEALMAGHQGAGRLTFSARGVPVGDDPD; this is translated from the coding sequence ATGGTGAATCGCGGATCGAGCGAGGCGCGCCTGAGCCTGGGCGGCATGGTCCTCGCGGTCTTCGTCAGTCTCTTCGCGCTCGGGTGTGAGCCCGAGCCGGAAGCCGCGCCCGAACCGGCGGCGCTCGCGGTCGAGCCGCCGACGCTGCAGGACGCGGTACGCGGCGCACATCGTCGCCTGATCTACGTCCCGGCCTACGCGTATGCGCTCGACAAGGTCGGCCGGGTCCACCTCACGACGACGCTGCTCATCCACAACGTGTCTTCCGAGAGCGTGACCATCCACTCGGTTCGCTACTACGACGCGGGCGGCGTACTGATCGACAGCAAGCTGGATGCACCGCGGAGGCTCGCGCCGCTCGAGACCGTCGAGTTCCTGCACGAGCCATCGCCGGAGGCCGAAGGCGCGGGGGCGAACTTCCTGGTGGGTTGGAGCGGGCCCGACGAGCCGGCGCCGCTGATCGAAGCGCTGATGGCGGGTCACCAGGGGGCCGGGCGGTTGACCTTCTCGGCACGCGGCGTCCCGGTCGGCGACGATCCCGACTGA
- a CDS encoding TrkH family potassium uptake protein, with protein MNPRRVIRLLGIVIGVLAVAQLLPLIGALATRDRAAAGGLAAGAGASALCALACRLYGRDDGELYRRDGILVVVGAWLVACVLGAVPYVVSGAIPGWIDALFESASGFTTTGASILPDVEVLTPSIAFWRSMTQWLGGIGIVVLLVALLSELGPGARFLLKLEVPGPKAEILHARVKDAARSAFRIYLALSGAQVVVMLLLGASVYDSLTHTFATVSTGGFSPYADSAGHFDARFQIVTLVFMLMAGVNFSLYLRGLTQRGREVLRDAELQTYLTLAVGATATILFVRLGASPDLGAGQAALDVAFSVVSVLTSTGFGTADFTTWPSSTQAILVALMFGGGCAGSTAGGAKVIRLLVAARFAIREIRVTFSPNAVVPVAVGAQIVPEGAVRGVVALLLLWVSGWAIGALLLSFGGTGLVNASTAALAALSNIGPGLGDVGPAGNFAFFAGWQKLVLVLLMWLGRLEFFALIALAQPRFWRS; from the coding sequence GTGAACCCGCGCCGCGTGATCCGGCTGCTGGGGATCGTGATCGGCGTCCTGGCGGTCGCGCAGCTGCTACCGCTGATCGGCGCCCTCGCGACCCGCGACCGCGCGGCCGCGGGCGGTCTCGCGGCCGGCGCGGGGGCGAGCGCCCTGTGCGCGCTCGCCTGCCGCCTCTACGGGCGCGACGATGGCGAGCTCTACCGACGAGACGGGATCCTGGTCGTCGTCGGCGCGTGGCTGGTGGCGTGCGTGCTCGGTGCCGTCCCGTACGTCGTCAGCGGGGCGATCCCGGGCTGGATCGACGCGCTCTTCGAGTCGGCCTCGGGCTTCACCACGACCGGCGCCTCGATCCTCCCGGACGTCGAGGTCCTGACGCCTTCGATCGCCTTCTGGCGGAGCATGACGCAGTGGCTGGGCGGCATCGGCATCGTCGTTCTGCTCGTCGCCCTGCTCTCGGAGCTCGGCCCCGGCGCGCGCTTCCTGCTCAAGCTCGAAGTGCCCGGCCCGAAGGCCGAGATCCTGCACGCGCGGGTCAAGGACGCGGCGCGCTCGGCGTTCCGGATCTATCTCGCGCTCAGCGGCGCCCAGGTGGTCGTCATGCTCCTGCTCGGGGCGAGCGTCTACGACAGCCTCACGCACACCTTCGCGACGGTCTCGACCGGCGGGTTCTCTCCCTACGCGGATTCGGCCGGCCACTTCGACGCCCGCTTCCAGATCGTGACGCTGGTCTTCATGCTGATGGCGGGTGTGAACTTCTCGCTCTACCTCCGCGGGCTGACGCAGCGTGGTCGGGAGGTCCTGCGCGACGCCGAGCTGCAGACCTACCTGACCCTCGCCGTCGGGGCGACGGCGACGATCCTCTTCGTCCGACTCGGGGCGAGCCCCGACCTCGGGGCCGGACAGGCGGCCCTCGACGTCGCCTTCTCCGTCGTCTCGGTGCTGACCTCGACCGGCTTCGGCACCGCCGACTTCACGACCTGGCCGAGCAGCACGCAGGCGATCCTCGTCGCGCTCATGTTCGGCGGTGGCTGCGCAGGCTCGACGGCCGGGGGCGCGAAGGTCATACGCCTGCTGGTCGCAGCGCGCTTCGCGATCCGTGAGATCCGAGTGACCTTCAGCCCCAACGCCGTCGTCCCGGTCGCCGTCGGCGCTCAGATCGTTCCGGAGGGAGCGGTTCGCGGCGTCGTCGCCCTGCTGCTCCTGTGGGTCTCCGGCTGGGCGATCGGCGCGCTCCTCCTGTCCTTCGGAGGAACGGGCCTCGTCAACGCCTCGACCGCGGCGCTCGCCGCCCTGTCGAACATCGGGCCCGGACTCGGCGACGTCGGGCCTGCGGGGAACTTCGCCTTCTTCGCCGGCTGGCAGAAGCTCGTCCTGGTCCTCTTGATGTGGCTGGGCCGGCTCGAGTTCTTCGCGCTGATCGCCCTCGCCCAGCCCCGCTTCTGGCGCAGCTAG
- the trkA gene encoding Trk system potassium transporter TrkA: protein METRRFVILGAGEVGRYLASQLSVQGHRVTVIDEDLGKVSVVEDQLDVQFVLGNGSHIPTLERARVEECDLFIAVSSSDEANLAAALLAKTLGAPRAVVRVRTSEDITRYGRVYERAFSADLLLSTQLLTTTQVLNHVLGYNTLEVEYVVEGAFEVRRTTVGSNSILARQPISAARLPEDSLVLALISKQGLTVPTGVVQAEVGDEVLVIATPESIDRVERAVSGSPPRRGLVVIAGGGTTATDTLRGFAHRAERIRVIEKDRATAERLAARFTRCEVIHGDATDPSLLAAEGVADASAFIALTGNDEANVMACLLAQDLGVQAVTALVQRTEVSALVRRFDSMNVVSPRRIAAERIQTYIETNYEPHVVSLENEQATFSRRAVFAQSPVVDCALVDVEIPKGLLIAAVMRNGRPTIPRGHHVLREGDEVLLFVAEGAADIVPLLFPGPEEAP from the coding sequence ATGGAAACACGCCGCTTCGTCATTCTCGGCGCGGGGGAAGTCGGTCGCTACCTGGCGAGCCAGCTCTCCGTCCAGGGCCATCGCGTCACCGTCATCGACGAAGATCTCGGCAAGGTGTCGGTCGTCGAAGACCAGCTCGACGTCCAGTTCGTCCTCGGCAACGGCAGTCACATCCCGACGCTCGAGCGGGCCCGGGTGGAGGAATGCGACCTCTTCATCGCCGTCAGCTCGTCCGACGAGGCGAACCTCGCGGCTGCCCTGCTCGCGAAGACCCTGGGCGCTCCGCGGGCCGTCGTTCGCGTCAGGACGTCGGAGGACATCACGCGATACGGCCGAGTCTATGAACGCGCCTTCTCCGCGGACCTCCTCCTCTCGACCCAGCTCCTCACGACGACGCAGGTCCTGAATCACGTTCTCGGGTACAACACGCTCGAGGTCGAGTACGTCGTCGAGGGAGCGTTCGAGGTCCGCAGGACGACGGTCGGATCGAACTCGATCCTGGCCCGCCAGCCCATCTCCGCCGCCCGCCTCCCAGAGGATTCGCTCGTCCTCGCCCTGATCTCGAAGCAGGGACTGACGGTCCCGACCGGCGTCGTCCAGGCCGAGGTGGGGGACGAGGTCCTGGTGATCGCGACGCCGGAGTCGATCGACCGGGTCGAGCGCGCCGTGAGTGGCAGCCCGCCGCGCCGGGGACTCGTGGTGATCGCCGGCGGAGGCACCACCGCAACCGACACCCTGCGCGGCTTCGCCCACCGCGCCGAGCGCATCCGGGTCATCGAGAAGGATCGCGCGACGGCCGAACGACTCGCCGCGCGGTTCACCCGCTGCGAGGTCATCCACGGCGACGCGACCGACCCGTCCCTCCTCGCCGCCGAGGGCGTGGCCGACGCGTCGGCCTTCATCGCCCTCACCGGCAACGACGAAGCCAACGTGATGGCCTGCCTGCTCGCCCAGGACCTCGGCGTCCAGGCCGTCACGGCGCTGGTCCAGCGCACCGAGGTCTCCGCACTCGTCCGGCGCTTCGACAGCATGAACGTCGTCTCCCCGCGCCGGATCGCCGCCGAGCGCATCCAGACGTACATCGAGACGAACTACGAGCCGCACGTGGTTTCCCTGGAGAACGAGCAGGCGACGTTCTCTCGGCGCGCGGTCTTCGCGCAGAGCCCCGTCGTCGACTGTGCCCTCGTCGACGTCGAGATTCCGAAGGGCCTGCTGATCGCCGCGGTCATGCGCAACGGTCGGCCCACCATTCCGCGAGGGCACCACGTCCTGCGTGAAGGCGACGAGGTCCTGCTCTTCGTCGCGGAGGGCGCTGCGGACATCGTCCCCCTCCTCTTTCCCGGACCGGAAGAGGCGCCGTGA
- a CDS encoding phytanoyl-CoA dioxygenase family protein: MAAPTPIEDLSFADYHREALATALARRDSRLPGSYARTLRPFAIRERESGLACTYLPDARRGTIEVEAGDARAETVVELPRASFAQLTEDLESSAGLVYGDRVTPVRGDLMDLLQWEPAFRWMFRDRPVYDPDAVELRDTKGRLLDPTRGFELDDDPEEMAEFLRVVGYLWVRNVLAPEEVAELREESERLRAAATEGDQESWWGKNEAGESVLCRVLRPGKEPRMRSLHGDPRLEKVAALTEVPMEHKQGPEDKDGLALLWKQPGVAEGLGDLPWHRDCGMGGHASMCPTAVLSVFLGPNTPEAGQIRFLPGSWQSSFPFVEGDDESAPHGVGPPAQPGDVTFHYGDGLHVAPPPTGTEGPFRSCVIMGYGRVDGRNHRGDRHYNDVLLGDEAGQVSNMRDMAKARG, from the coding sequence ATGGCCGCTCCGACCCCGATCGAAGACCTATCCTTTGCCGACTACCACCGGGAGGCGCTCGCGACCGCGCTCGCCCGTCGTGACTCCCGCCTGCCCGGGTCGTACGCGCGGACGCTCCGCCCCTTTGCGATCCGCGAGCGCGAGTCGGGCCTCGCATGCACCTACCTACCCGACGCGAGGCGCGGGACGATCGAAGTCGAAGCCGGCGACGCGCGCGCCGAGACCGTCGTCGAGCTTCCGCGCGCGTCCTTCGCCCAGCTGACCGAGGACCTCGAATCGTCCGCCGGCCTCGTGTACGGCGACCGCGTGACGCCGGTTCGTGGCGATCTGATGGACCTGCTCCAGTGGGAGCCCGCCTTCCGTTGGATGTTCCGCGACCGCCCGGTCTACGATCCGGACGCCGTCGAGCTCCGCGACACGAAGGGTCGCCTGCTCGATCCCACGCGCGGATTCGAGCTCGACGACGACCCGGAGGAGATGGCCGAGTTCCTGCGCGTCGTCGGCTACCTCTGGGTCCGCAACGTGCTCGCGCCCGAAGAAGTCGCCGAGCTCCGCGAGGAGAGCGAGCGCCTGCGCGCCGCCGCGACCGAGGGCGACCAGGAGTCCTGGTGGGGCAAGAACGAAGCCGGCGAGTCGGTGCTCTGCCGCGTGCTCCGGCCGGGCAAGGAGCCCAGGATGCGTTCGCTCCACGGGGACCCGCGCCTCGAGAAGGTCGCGGCCCTCACGGAGGTCCCGATGGAGCACAAGCAGGGGCCGGAAGACAAGGACGGGCTCGCGCTCCTCTGGAAGCAGCCCGGCGTCGCCGAGGGCCTGGGCGATCTCCCGTGGCACCGCGACTGCGGCATGGGCGGCCACGCGAGCATGTGCCCGACGGCGGTGCTCAGCGTCTTCCTCGGCCCCAACACGCCAGAGGCCGGCCAGATCCGCTTCCTGCCCGGCTCGTGGCAGTCTTCATTCCCCTTCGTCGAAGGCGACGACGAAAGCGCGCCCCACGGCGTCGGCCCGCCCGCGCAGCCGGGCGACGTGACCTTCCACTACGGCGACGGCCTCCACGTGGCGCCGCCGCCGACCGGAACCGAAGGCCCGTTCCGTAGCTGCGTGATCATGGGCTACGGACGCGTGGACGGCCGGAACCACCGCGGCGACCGCCACTACAACGACGTGCTCCTGGGGGACGAGGCCGGACAGGTCTCGAACATGCGGGACATGGCGAAGGCGCGCGGCTAG
- a CDS encoding MarC family protein: MIDFVSTFVSFFAVIDPIGTLPVFVAVTRSHDEATRRRMAIVATAVAAAILVFFVIAGEFILSAMSVPLAAFKVAGGIVLFLFALTMIFGESKPEEELRLVESADEGAIYPLAVPSIAGPGSMLAAVLLTENARFGFVEQALTTGVMLFVLGLTFVLMLSAGWIQRRIGQSGASVVSRVMGLILASVSVEAVLSGIKAYFGL, translated from the coding sequence TTGATCGATTTCGTCTCCACCTTCGTGAGCTTCTTCGCGGTCATCGACCCGATCGGGACGCTCCCCGTCTTCGTCGCGGTGACGCGCAGCCACGACGAGGCCACACGCCGCCGGATGGCGATCGTGGCGACCGCCGTGGCGGCGGCGATCCTGGTCTTCTTCGTGATCGCCGGCGAATTCATCCTGTCGGCGATGAGCGTGCCGCTCGCGGCGTTCAAGGTGGCCGGCGGGATCGTGCTCTTCCTCTTCGCGCTCACGATGATCTTCGGGGAGAGCAAGCCCGAGGAGGAGCTGCGTCTCGTCGAGTCGGCGGACGAAGGCGCGATCTACCCGCTCGCCGTGCCGTCGATCGCGGGGCCGGGGTCGATGTTGGCGGCGGTCCTGCTGACCGAGAATGCACGCTTCGGGTTCGTCGAGCAGGCGCTGACGACGGGGGTGATGCTCTTCGTCCTGGGCCTGACCTTCGTGTTGATGCTCTCGGCCGGCTGGATCCAGCGCAGGATCGGCCAGAGCGGCGCGAGCGTGGTCAGCCGGGTGATGGGCCTGATCCTCGCGTCGGTGTCGGTCGAAGCCGTCCTGAGTGGGATCAAGGCCTACTTCGGTCTCTGA
- a CDS encoding metallophosphoesterase encodes MKLWAISDIHVGYRQNLLAIGELAPRPDDWLILCGDVGDSLEQVELGFRLLSEKFAQLIWVPGNHELWTVPRKSGLRGVARYQALVDLCRRNDVLCPEDPFPVWAGEGGPHVLAPLFALYDYSFRPDEVPVEKAVSWAREKNILCTDEAMLKCDPYRNVADWCTARVKESERRLEAAVAEHDHPLVLIAHFPLLQEHAILPRIPRFMVWCGTRKTEDWHLRFNARTVISGHLHIPCTRYKDGVRFEEVSLGYPDQWDARRERFGWQLEDHLRQILPVPEEDAGDPLAGYSFPP; translated from the coding sequence ATGAAGCTCTGGGCCATCAGCGACATCCACGTGGGCTACCGCCAGAATCTTCTCGCGATCGGCGAGCTCGCCCCGCGCCCCGACGACTGGCTGATCCTCTGCGGGGACGTGGGCGACAGCCTCGAGCAGGTCGAGCTCGGCTTCCGCCTGCTGAGCGAGAAGTTCGCGCAGCTGATCTGGGTGCCCGGCAATCACGAGCTCTGGACGGTGCCCCGCAAGAGCGGCCTTCGCGGGGTCGCGCGCTACCAGGCGCTCGTCGACCTGTGTCGCCGGAACGACGTGCTCTGCCCGGAAGACCCCTTCCCCGTCTGGGCCGGCGAAGGCGGCCCCCACGTCCTGGCGCCGCTCTTCGCGCTCTACGACTACAGCTTCCGCCCGGACGAGGTCCCCGTCGAGAAGGCCGTCTCGTGGGCGCGCGAGAAGAACATCCTGTGTACCGACGAGGCGATGCTGAAGTGCGATCCCTATCGGAACGTCGCCGACTGGTGCACCGCCCGGGTGAAGGAGAGCGAGCGACGCCTCGAAGCCGCCGTCGCCGAGCACGACCATCCCCTCGTCCTGATCGCCCACTTCCCGCTCCTCCAGGAGCACGCGATCCTGCCCCGCATCCCGCGCTTCATGGTCTGGTGCGGCACGCGCAAGACCGAAGACTGGCACCTCCGCTTCAACGCGCGGACCGTCATCTCGGGCCACCTCCACATCCCGTGCACCCGCTACAAGGACGGCGTCCGCTTCGAGGAGGTGTCCCTCGGCTATCCGGATCAGTGGGACGCGCGGCGGGAGCGATTCGGATGGCAGCTCGAGGACCATCTGCGGCAGATCCTGCCCGTCCCGGAGGAGGACGCGGGGGATCCGCTGGCGGGGTACTCGTTTCCGCCGTGA